One Primulina huaijiensis isolate GDHJ02 chromosome 8, ASM1229523v2, whole genome shotgun sequence genomic region harbors:
- the LOC140982239 gene encoding wall-associated receptor kinase-like 14 translates to MRIRINLVQLLGFVLSVVPCILASCNQKCGGQKLHFPFGFSAGCKIQLNCSSNGTVFAAGFPVQSVTSDTILLTIPATCDRPVEALRSLFTPNYAPTSHNAVLLHNCSGLRSSCFIPTTMVQTHFELLNCNARNDKISCYSEEDNRSSFINYEKLRRTSCRSLFSAISMESFGNSSSVSLDVQIVRLEWWILGGCKCAKNARCVRIESTPFEGNPPGYRCQCAEGFAGDGFMDGLGCWKESLRCNPSKYMNGRCGGTTRIGVLVGGVAAGASLMIVFGLIFCFIRKRSKLRSRSRKSRQLCKSAGIIIPIHPYKEIEKAADSFSEKRRLGNGAYGTVYSGKLNEEWVAIKRIKRRDADSTEQVINEIKLLSSVSHPNLVRLLGCSIEDEEQILVYEFMPNGTLSQHLQREKGNGLPWPVRLTIAWETAQAISYLHNAMHPPIYHRDIKSSNILLDYNYKSKVGDFGLSRLGMIESSHISTAPQGTPGYLDPQYHQDFHLSDKSDVYSFGVVLIEIITALRAVDFSRPQNEVNLAALALDRIGRGCLGEIIDTSLKLNLDSWTVSSVHKVAELAFRCLSFHRDMRPSMMEVAIELEQIIRLSKWPNSLDDTSSCSSSSNSSEKQIMCLKQELSCSGPFTSSTNSSDTVADFSPVSVQDSWQSDDQSSPSSNSLLNHFKR, encoded by the exons ATGAGAATAAGAATCAACCTCGTACAGTTGCTCGGATTTGTTCTGTCAGTTGTTCCATGTATTTTAGCCTCGTGCAACCAAAAATGCGGCGGCCAGAAACTTCATTTCCCCTTCGGCTTCTCAGCCGGCTGCAAAATCCAACTGAACTGCAGCTCAAACGGAACAGTTTTCGCCGCTGGTTTCCCGGTTCAATCCGTCACATCAGACACCATCCTGCTCACAATTCCGGCGACTTGCGATCGACCTGTGGAGGCGCTGCGCAGCCTGTTTACACCAAACTACGCGCCAACGTCACACAACGCGGTACTCCTGCATAACTGCAGCGGGCTGCGTAGCTCGTGCTTCATCCCAACGACGATGGTGCAGACCCACTTCGAGTTGCTCAACTGCAATGCGAGGAACGATAAAATAAGCTGCTACTCGGAGGAGGACAATCGGAGCTCGTTCATAAATTATGAGAAGTTGAGGAGGACAAGTTGTAGGTCTCTGTTCTCGGCGATCTCGATGGAGTCTTTCGGGAACAGTTCTTCCGTGTCTTTGGACGTGCAGATTGTGAGACTGGAGTGGTGGATTCTGGGAGGTTGTAAGTGTGCCAAGAATGCGAGGTGTGTTCGGATAGAGTCGACGCCCTTTGAAGGGAATCCGCCGGGTTATAGGTGCCAATGCGCTGAGGGGTTCGCCGGAGACGGATTCATGGACGGATTGGGTTGCTGGAAAG AATCATTACGTTGCAATCCATCAAAGTACATGAACGGCAGATGCGGCGGAACAACAAGAATTGGAGTTCTGGTTGGAG GAGTAGCTGCAGGTGCTTCACTAATGATTGTCTTCGGCCTCATCTTCTGTTTCATACGGAAGAGATCCAAACTGAGAAGCAGAAGCAGAAAAAGCCGACAGCTTTGCAAAAGTGCCGGGATTATCATTCCTATTCACCCCTACAAAGAAATCGAGAAAGCCGCGGATTCCTTCTCTGAGAAAAGAAGGCTTGGGAACGGGGCCTATGGAACAGTTTACTCGGGTAAACTGAACGAGGAATGGGTCGCCATCAAGAGAATCAAACGCAGAGATGCAGACAGCACCGAACAAGTCATAAACGAGATCAAACTCCTATCCTCAGTAAGCCATCCGAACCTAGTCCGGCTCCTTGGTTGCTCCATCGAAGATGAAGAGCAGATTCTTGTTTATGAGTTCATGCCTAATGGAACCTTATCCCAGCATCTCCAAAGAGAAAAGGGCAATGGGCTTCCATGGCCAGTTCGTTTAACTATTGCATGGGAAACAGCTCAGGCTATTTCCTATCTTCATAATGCGATGCACCCACCTATTTATCATAGGGATATAAAATCAAGCAACATACTCCTAGACTACAACTACAAGTCCAAAGTAGGTGACTTTGGGCTTTCTAGATTAGGTATGATCGAGTCATCCCACATATCAACTGCCCCTCAGGGCACCCCCGGGTATCTCGATCCTCAGTATCATCAGGATTTTCATTTATCCGATAAGAGTGATGTATATAGTTTTGGAGTCGTTCTTATCGAGATCATAACAGCTCTTAGAGCTGTGGATTTCAGTCGCCCTCAGAATGAAGTAAATCTGGCTGCATTAGCTTTAGACAGGATTGGAAGAGGCTGTCTAGGCGAGATAATCGACACGTCCCTCAAACTAAACTTGGATTCTTGGACAGTTTCATCGGTGCACAAAGTGGCTGAACTGGCATTCAGATGCCTGTCGTTTCACAGGGATATGAGGCCTTCTATGATGGAAGTTGCCATAGAATTGGAACAGATCATTAGGCTGAGTAAATGGCCAAATTCATTAGATGATACATCTTCGTGCTCATCTTCTTCCAATTCAAGCGAAAAACAGATCATGTGTTTGAAGCAGGAATTGAGTTGCAGCGGTCCATTCACGAGTAGCACGAATTCATCGGATACTGTTGCTGATTTTTCTCCAGTTTCAGTTCAGGATTCTTGGCAAAGTGATGATCAGAGCTCGCCTTCATCAAATAGTTTGCTGAATCATTTCAAAAGGTGA